In the genome of Oscillospiraceae bacterium, the window TGTTTTTTGCGCACAGCCGGACAAGATTGACGGTGCGATTGACTACCTGCTCATTGCAAAATATCTTGAGCGCGTTGCCGATCATGCTGTCAATATCAGCGAGTGGGTCATTTTTTCGCAAACCGGCGAGCATAAAAACACCTTAATTTTCTGATGAGTGCATTGATTTATATCGTTGAAGACGACGAGAATATCCGCGAAATGATCGCTATGGCCTTGACATCGTTTGCCTACAACGTCAAGGCGTTCGACAATGCCGAAGATGCCATCACAGCAACGCAAGAAACGATACCCGACTTGTTTATCTTCGATGTCATGCTGCCCGGTATGAGCGGCATTGATGCCACGCAAACCCTGCGCAATACACCGCAAACGCAGGATGTCCCAATCCTCCTCTTAACTGCCAAAAGCACCGAGTTTGATAAAGTAACAGGCTTCAATTACGGTGCTGATGACTACGTCACTAAGCCGTTCGGCGTCATGGAGCTCGGCGCACGGATACGGGCATTGTTACGGCGGTCGAGCAAGGCATTGTCAACGGTAACAACAACGACTGTGGCGGGTGACTTACAGCTCAACCACAGCACACGCGAAGTCACACAGAAAAATATGACGCTGACGCTGACGTATAAAGAATATGAACTGCTTGCCATGCTGGTGCGCTTGCGCGACCGCATTGTGCCGCGCGAAGAACTGCTCAATGCCATTTGGGGTGACGATTTCTTCGGCGAATCGCGCACACTGGACATCCACATACGCACATTACGGCAAAAATTGGGCGACGATGCCGACAATCCGCGATATATTAAAACGCATCGCAGTGTAGGTTATCGGTTTATAGGTGAATAATTATGTATTATGTGATTATTGCTGTCACTGCCGCGCTCTCACTCTATTTATTTGCAGGGCGACTATTCATCAAATCAAGGCTGCGTCCCTTGAACCGGCTCGTCA includes:
- a CDS encoding response regulator transcription factor yields the protein MSALIYIVEDDENIREMIAMALTSFAYNVKAFDNAEDAITATQETIPDLFIFDVMLPGMSGIDATQTLRNTPQTQDVPILLLTAKSTEFDKVTGFNYGADDYVTKPFGVMELGARIRALLRRSSKALSTVTTTTVAGDLQLNHSTREVTQKNMTLTLTYKEYELLAMLVRLRDRIVPREELLNAIWGDDFFGESRTLDIHIRTLRQKLGDDADNPRYIKTHRSVGYRFIGE